The following coding sequences lie in one Nitratireductor mangrovi genomic window:
- a CDS encoding cyclase family protein codes for MPRKIIDLSVPLETGIASDPPMALPQIDYFDHQVTADQITGFFPGLTKEQLPDGEGWAVEQLRVSTHNGTHLDAPWHYASTMNNGERAITIDEVPLEWCFNPGVKLDFRHMDDGYVVTAADVEAELKRIGHELQPFDIVVVNTAAGAHYGKPDFLAKGCGMGREATLYLTERGVRVTGTDAWSWDAPFVHTAKKFAETHDPRIIWEGHRAGMEIGYCHIEKLTNLDQLPATGYEIACFPFKIKAASAGFTRAVAIFND; via the coding sequence ATGCCACGCAAGATCATCGACCTGTCCGTACCACTCGAAACCGGCATCGCGTCCGATCCGCCCATGGCGCTGCCGCAGATCGATTATTTCGACCACCAGGTGACAGCCGACCAGATCACCGGGTTTTTCCCCGGACTGACGAAGGAACAATTGCCCGACGGCGAGGGCTGGGCGGTCGAGCAATTGCGCGTCTCGACACACAACGGGACCCACCTCGATGCGCCCTGGCACTACGCCTCGACCATGAACAATGGCGAGCGCGCCATCACCATCGACGAGGTGCCGCTCGAATGGTGTTTCAATCCCGGCGTCAAGCTCGACTTCAGGCATATGGATGACGGCTACGTAGTCACGGCCGCCGACGTCGAGGCGGAACTGAAGCGCATTGGCCACGAGTTGCAGCCATTCGACATCGTCGTCGTGAACACAGCCGCCGGCGCCCACTACGGCAAGCCGGATTTCCTCGCGAAAGGTTGCGGCATGGGCCGCGAGGCGACGCTCTACCTCACCGAGCGCGGCGTACGGGTCACCGGCACCGACGCCTGGAGCTGGGATGCGCCCTTCGTCCACACGGCGAAGAAGTTCGCCGAGACGCACGATCCGAGGATCATCTGGGAAGGCCACCGGGCCGGGATGGAGATCGGTTACTGCCACATCGAGAAGCTGACCAATCTCGATCAGCTGCCGGCGACCGGCTACGAGATCGCCTGCTTCCCCTTCAAGATCAAGGCGGCGTCTGCGGGCTTCACCCGCGCTGTCGCCATCTTCAACGACTGA
- a CDS encoding TRAP transporter large permease: MSSLEIGLATLGAMVVLVYAGLWVPIALMLCSYVGVWLIKGSPLLAGKLLALAASETISSYFFGVVPLFVLMGFLVSVTGMGRDAYDVAAQLCRRLKGGLGVSTVAANAIFAAITGISIASAAVFTRIAVPEMVRHGYTKQFSVGVVAGSSVLGMLIPPSLLLILYGLLTEQSVGDLFIAGVIPGLLLAAIFAGGVIAMAYFWPSFIGSDLTPDEEHDLSSREMLTKGLPIAVLILLVLGGIYAGAFTPIEAGAVGCLGAILIGLWRRALTFSNFWDVLTDTGLVTASVCFLIIAAQMYSRMLALSGVPNEFGAFVANADIGYWGIIIAYVLLVVAMGTILDSSSIMLILVPLMLPVLQPLGVDLVWFGIVTVIAVEIGLLTPPFGISVFVIQSTLDDDSISLGDIFRGAAPFALMMAVVLILVLAFPSLATLPLGR, translated from the coding sequence ATGAGTTCTCTCGAAATCGGGCTCGCCACGCTCGGCGCCATGGTCGTTCTCGTCTATGCCGGCCTGTGGGTGCCGATCGCGCTGATGTTGTGTTCCTATGTCGGCGTCTGGCTGATCAAGGGCTCGCCACTGCTCGCCGGCAAGCTCCTGGCGCTTGCTGCCTCCGAAACCATCTCTTCCTATTTCTTCGGCGTCGTTCCGCTGTTCGTGCTGATGGGCTTCCTCGTCTCGGTCACCGGGATGGGCCGCGACGCCTACGACGTCGCTGCCCAGCTATGCCGGCGCCTCAAGGGCGGACTCGGTGTCTCAACCGTCGCCGCCAACGCCATTTTCGCCGCCATCACCGGCATCTCCATCGCATCCGCCGCCGTCTTCACCCGTATCGCCGTACCGGAGATGGTGCGTCACGGCTACACCAAGCAGTTTTCCGTCGGCGTGGTCGCCGGCTCCTCCGTGCTTGGCATGCTGATCCCGCCGAGCCTGCTCCTGATCCTCTACGGTCTGCTCACCGAGCAGTCGGTCGGCGACCTCTTCATCGCCGGCGTCATTCCCGGACTGCTCCTGGCGGCGATCTTCGCCGGCGGTGTCATCGCGATGGCCTATTTCTGGCCCTCGTTCATCGGCAGCGACCTGACCCCGGACGAGGAGCACGACCTGTCGAGCCGCGAAATGCTGACAAAGGGCCTGCCGATCGCGGTTCTGATCCTTCTGGTGCTGGGCGGCATCTATGCCGGCGCCTTCACGCCGATCGAGGCCGGCGCCGTCGGCTGCCTGGGCGCGATCCTGATCGGCCTCTGGCGCCGGGCACTCACCTTCTCGAATTTCTGGGACGTGCTCACCGATACCGGGCTCGTTACGGCGTCGGTCTGCTTCCTCATCATCGCGGCGCAGATGTATTCACGCATGCTGGCATTGTCGGGGGTGCCCAACGAGTTCGGCGCATTCGTCGCCAACGCCGATATCGGCTACTGGGGCATCATCATCGCCTATGTGCTCCTGGTCGTGGCGATGGGCACGATCCTCGATTCCTCCTCGATCATGCTGATACTGGTGCCGCTGATGCTGCCGGTGCTGCAGCCGCTTGGCGTCGACCTCGTGTGGTTCGGCATCGTGACGGTGATAGCCGTCGAGATCGGCCTGTTGACGCCACCCTTCGGCATATCGGTCTTCGTCATCCAGTCGACGCTCGACGACGATTCGATCAGCCTCGGCGACATTTTCCGCGGTGCCGCGCCCTTCGCGCTGATGATGGCGGTGGTACTGATCCTGGTACTCGCCTTCCCGTCGCTCGCAACCCTCCCCCTTGGCCGCTGA
- a CDS encoding TRAP transporter small permease subunit, with protein MTAHQTPEPPQGGSGAGQRLRAAADAISNGLNVIGTLLILGLVVLVNADVIGRELFLAPVSGVPEIVSMSIVAIVFLQVSQAFRMGRFTRTDAFLDIVARRAPRLRHAIELVYTVAAFALVWFVFSASYPLFQKAWERNTYVGTFGDFTAPDWPVKLVILIGCAALMMQMLITGIVAAWHLFAGQPDAPAENGR; from the coding sequence ATGACAGCGCACCAGACGCCGGAGCCGCCGCAAGGCGGCTCCGGGGCCGGGCAGCGGTTGCGCGCGGCCGCCGACGCGATCTCCAACGGCCTCAACGTGATCGGCACGCTGCTGATCCTCGGGCTCGTGGTCCTCGTCAACGCTGACGTCATCGGCCGCGAGCTTTTCCTGGCGCCGGTCTCCGGCGTCCCCGAGATCGTCTCCATGTCGATCGTGGCGATCGTCTTCCTGCAGGTGTCGCAGGCTTTCCGCATGGGCCGCTTCACCCGGACCGACGCCTTCCTCGACATCGTGGCCAGGCGTGCACCGCGGCTCAGGCACGCGATCGAACTCGTCTACACGGTCGCCGCTTTCGCGCTGGTCTGGTTCGTGTTCTCGGCCAGCTACCCGCTGTTCCAGAAAGCGTGGGAGCGCAACACCTATGTCGGTACCTTCGGCGACTTCACGGCGCCCGACTGGCCGGTAAAGCTCGTCATCCTGATCGGTTGCGCGGCGCTCATGATGCAGATGCTGATCACTGGTATCGTCGCCGCCTGGCACCTGTTTGCGGGTCAGCCGGATGCGCCTGCGGAGAACGGCCGATGA
- a CDS encoding C4-dicarboxylate TRAP transporter substrate-binding protein, translating into MIAAVAVTAASSAQAEAIDVTYVAGHPPVFRWVRLANEVFIPSVNKALEGTEYTINWDEQYGGSLAKVGDELEAVEEGLAEIGGISSVFDPAKLSLQNVTYYTPFVSSDANLVVETVDKLHANPAMKATWEENGLEYLGGPIGIDDYLLMTTFPVNSIEDLQGKKIGAPGPAVNWLEGTGAVGVSGNLTTYYNEIKTGVYDGVIVFATAALPGKLHEVAPYITKVGFGAQYAGAIAANKDWYDSQPEAVQKALKSAADTYKAAYLADLDKAVTAGFKAMAEQGATISEVDDEFRQKWAAGMDNVAKKWAAQVDSEGKAGTEILKAYLDAIREAGGTPVRDWDKE; encoded by the coding sequence ATGATCGCCGCAGTCGCGGTGACGGCGGCGAGTTCCGCGCAGGCCGAGGCGATTGACGTGACCTATGTCGCAGGCCACCCGCCGGTTTTCCGCTGGGTCCGCCTCGCCAACGAGGTCTTCATCCCCTCCGTCAACAAGGCGCTGGAGGGCACCGAATACACGATCAACTGGGACGAGCAATACGGCGGCTCGCTGGCCAAGGTCGGCGATGAACTCGAAGCCGTCGAGGAAGGCCTGGCCGAGATCGGCGGCATCTCTTCAGTCTTCGATCCGGCGAAACTTTCGCTGCAGAACGTGACCTACTACACCCCGTTCGTTTCCAGCGACGCCAACCTCGTCGTGGAGACGGTCGACAAGCTGCACGCCAACCCGGCCATGAAGGCGACGTGGGAGGAGAACGGGCTCGAATATCTCGGCGGCCCGATCGGCATCGACGACTACCTGCTGATGACAACCTTCCCGGTCAATTCCATCGAGGACCTGCAGGGCAAAAAGATCGGAGCGCCGGGACCGGCGGTGAACTGGCTCGAGGGCACCGGCGCGGTCGGCGTTTCCGGCAACCTCACCACCTACTACAACGAAATCAAGACCGGCGTTTATGACGGTGTCATCGTGTTCGCCACCGCTGCCCTGCCGGGCAAGCTGCACGAGGTCGCGCCCTACATCACCAAGGTCGGCTTCGGCGCGCAGTATGCAGGCGCGATCGCTGCCAACAAGGACTGGTACGACAGCCAGCCCGAGGCGGTGCAGAAGGCACTGAAATCCGCCGCCGATACCTACAAGGCCGCTTACCTCGCAGATCTCGACAAGGCGGTGACGGCCGGTTTCAAGGCGATGGCCGAACAGGGCGCCACCATCTCGGAAGTCGACGACGAGTTCCGCCAGAAATGGGCCGCCGGCATGGACAATGTCGCCAAGAAATGGGCTGCCCAGGTCGACAGTGAAGGCAAGGCCGGCACCGAAATCCTGAAGGCCTATCTTGACGCCATTCGCGAAGCCGGCGGCACGCCGGTTCGCGACTGGGACAAGGAATAG
- a CDS encoding TetR/AcrR family transcriptional regulator, protein MLSEPRPENDVSTAILYAGERAFAEFGYNGASMRAIGREAGVNQAMIAYYYGSKEGLLEAIMRKRSTFVNTQREERLAALKAKGTPAVEELIEAFLRPLIELGTDNKRGGYAYVKLLAVLTHSVDDLAKRIVAENFDGIARRFVDAFRELDPQMSESDSIRAYLLSLGAGIASIGIEGRAGPMSEGRYGHVATDELIRSVVAFASGGVRALMRKD, encoded by the coding sequence ATGCTCAGTGAGCCGAGGCCGGAAAACGACGTCAGTACGGCCATCCTCTATGCCGGTGAGCGCGCCTTCGCCGAGTTCGGCTACAACGGCGCGTCCATGCGCGCGATCGGCCGCGAGGCAGGCGTCAACCAGGCCATGATCGCGTATTATTACGGCTCCAAGGAGGGACTGCTCGAGGCGATCATGCGCAAGCGCTCGACCTTCGTTAACACGCAGCGCGAAGAACGGCTCGCGGCACTGAAGGCGAAAGGCACACCCGCCGTCGAAGAACTGATTGAGGCGTTCCTGCGCCCGCTGATCGAACTCGGCACCGACAACAAGCGCGGCGGCTACGCCTATGTGAAGCTGCTGGCGGTGCTGACGCATTCCGTCGACGATCTCGCCAAACGCATCGTGGCCGAGAACTTCGACGGCATCGCCCGCCGCTTTGTCGACGCGTTCCGGGAACTCGATCCGCAGATGAGCGAAAGCGACAGTATCCGCGCCTATCTGCTGTCGCTCGGCGCCGGCATCGCCTCGATCGGTATCGAAGGTCGCGCGGGCCCGATGTCGGAAGGCCGCTACGGCCACGTAGCGACCGACGAACTGATCCGCTCCGTCGTCGCTTTTGCCAGCGGTGGCGTCAGGGCGCTGATGCGGAAGGACTGA
- a CDS encoding TAXI family TRAP transporter solute-binding subunit, protein MKKLVVGALSGVALCGLAGQAFAQDQQFISIGTGGVTGVYYPTGGAICRLVNKDRKEHGIRCSVESTGGSVYNINTVRAGELEFGVAQSDWQYHAYHGTSKFEEQGAFEKERAVFSVHAEPFTLVVRKGSGIDSFEALKGKKVNVGNPGSGQRATTEIVMEAFGMTMDDFALAAELKGSEMAQAVCDGKIDAMIYTIGHPAAAITEAATTCDVELVSVSGAPIDKLVADNAYYRIATIPGGMYKGTDSEVTTFGVGATFITSADVSEEVVYTVVKAVFDNIDDFRKLHPAFANLKEEEMIKDGLSAPLHPGAEKYYKERGWM, encoded by the coding sequence ATGAAAAAACTGGTCGTCGGGGCTTTGTCCGGCGTGGCGCTCTGCGGGTTGGCCGGCCAGGCATTTGCCCAGGATCAGCAGTTCATCTCCATCGGCACCGGTGGTGTGACCGGGGTCTACTATCCGACCGGCGGCGCCATCTGCCGCCTCGTGAACAAGGATCGCAAGGAGCACGGCATCCGCTGTTCGGTCGAATCGACCGGCGGCTCGGTCTACAACATCAACACCGTGCGCGCCGGCGAACTGGAGTTCGGCGTGGCGCAGTCGGACTGGCAATACCACGCCTATCACGGCACCTCGAAGTTTGAGGAGCAGGGGGCGTTCGAGAAGGAACGCGCCGTGTTCTCCGTCCACGCCGAGCCGTTCACGCTGGTCGTCCGCAAGGGTTCGGGCATCGACAGCTTCGAGGCTCTGAAAGGCAAGAAGGTCAATGTTGGCAATCCGGGCTCCGGCCAGCGGGCGACCACGGAGATCGTCATGGAAGCCTTCGGCATGACCATGGACGATTTCGCGCTCGCGGCCGAACTCAAGGGTTCCGAGATGGCCCAGGCCGTCTGCGACGGCAAGATCGACGCGATGATCTATACGATCGGCCATCCGGCCGCGGCCATCACCGAGGCTGCAACCACCTGTGACGTCGAACTGGTTTCGGTGTCCGGCGCTCCGATCGACAAGCTGGTTGCGGACAACGCCTACTACCGCATCGCCACGATTCCGGGCGGCATGTACAAGGGCACCGACAGCGAAGTGACCACCTTCGGCGTCGGCGCCACCTTCATCACCTCCGCCGATGTGTCCGAGGAGGTGGTCTACACTGTGGTGAAGGCGGTCTTCGACAATATCGACGACTTCAGGAAGCTGCACCCAGCCTTCGCCAACCTGAAGGAAGAGGAGATGATCAAGGACGGTCTCTCCGCGCCGCTGCACCCGGGCGCCGAGAAGTACTACAAGGAACGCGGCTGGATGTAA
- a CDS encoding TRAP transporter permease, with amino-acid sequence MADNTSAESKKAGVDVDMMVAEVESGARNAAGLAGKIILALAFVWALFQIYIASNIPFALTSLTGINVVFNNQEARQVHLAFALALSMLAYPLFKTSPRDRVPLYDWGLAILGAASCLYLLWFKEDIAGRAGLPTTADLVFSSIGMLSLGIAVYRALGLPLVIVASVFVFYVFFGHLSWMPDAIQWKGASFGKAMWHFWMQTEGVFGVALGVSASMIFLFVLFGSLLEKAGAGNYFIKLAFALLGHFRGGPAKAAVMASALSGLYSGSSIANVVTTGTFTIPLMKRTGFKPEKAGAVEVASSTNGQLTPPVMGAAAFLISEFTGVSYPDLIKHAFLPAIISYIALVYIVHLEALKLGLKGLERPPVVGTLAQRLAGVLFGFIVMMVLAGVVYYGLGWIKVAFPGMTFWTATLLFLVAYLVLIARAARHPDLEQDDPNAPMDVLPRPRDVAVTGLYFILPIVILIWCILIERLSPTLSAYWATVSMIFIVFTQKPLKRMLRGEGGHGEGFREGWNDFFDGMIAGSRNMIGIGVATGAAGVIVGTVSLTGAHQVVGEFVEFLSGGNLIAMLLLVAVMSLILGMGLPTTANYIVVSSLMAPVIVSVGASTGLIVPLVAVHLFVFYFGILADDTPPVGLAAFAAAAISGGDPIRTGVQGFTYDIRTALLPFLFIFNTELLLIDVTVYKAVFIFIVAVIAMMLFAAATQGYFLTRSRLWETLALLLVAFTLFRPGFWLDYVQPPYIDRPGTEVVDIAAELPENASLRMVISGPDFDNPDEIVERTILAELGAAGDGLMRLDQAGLPVRIEDGVAVLDEPFAGTRFFTDFTDTFDFYGDEPVQVKLVQTAAERMPKEVFYIPAVLLLGVIVLFQRRRQTVPAF; translated from the coding sequence ATGGCCGACAACACTTCAGCTGAAAGCAAGAAAGCCGGCGTCGACGTCGACATGATGGTCGCCGAGGTCGAGAGCGGGGCGCGAAACGCTGCCGGTCTGGCGGGCAAGATCATCCTCGCGCTGGCTTTCGTGTGGGCGCTTTTCCAGATCTACATCGCGTCCAACATCCCCTTCGCGCTCACCAGCCTGACCGGCATCAACGTCGTCTTCAACAACCAGGAAGCGCGCCAGGTACACCTCGCATTCGCGCTGGCGCTGTCGATGCTCGCCTATCCGCTGTTCAAGACGAGTCCGCGCGACCGCGTCCCCCTCTATGACTGGGGACTCGCGATCCTCGGCGCGGCTTCCTGTCTCTATCTGCTCTGGTTCAAGGAAGACATCGCCGGTCGTGCCGGCCTGCCGACCACGGCCGACCTCGTCTTCTCCTCTATCGGCATGCTGTCGCTTGGCATCGCCGTCTACCGTGCGCTCGGCCTGCCGCTGGTGATCGTCGCCAGCGTCTTCGTCTTCTACGTCTTCTTCGGCCACCTCTCCTGGATGCCGGACGCCATCCAGTGGAAGGGCGCGTCCTTCGGCAAGGCGATGTGGCACTTCTGGATGCAGACGGAGGGCGTCTTCGGCGTAGCGCTCGGCGTCTCGGCCTCGATGATCTTCCTGTTCGTGCTGTTCGGCTCGCTGCTCGAGAAGGCCGGCGCCGGGAACTACTTCATCAAGCTCGCCTTCGCGCTGCTCGGCCATTTCCGCGGCGGTCCGGCCAAGGCGGCGGTCATGGCTTCGGCGCTTTCAGGGCTCTATTCTGGCTCGTCGATCGCCAACGTGGTGACGACAGGCACCTTCACCATCCCGCTGATGAAGCGCACCGGCTTCAAGCCGGAAAAGGCAGGCGCGGTCGAGGTGGCATCTTCGACCAACGGGCAGCTGACGCCGCCGGTGATGGGCGCAGCTGCCTTCCTGATTTCCGAATTCACCGGCGTGTCCTATCCCGACCTGATCAAGCACGCCTTCCTGCCGGCGATCATCTCCTATATCGCGCTGGTCTATATCGTTCACCTCGAAGCTCTCAAACTTGGGCTCAAGGGACTGGAGCGGCCGCCGGTCGTCGGCACCCTTGCGCAACGGCTCGCCGGCGTGCTGTTCGGCTTCATCGTCATGATGGTGCTTGCCGGCGTCGTCTATTACGGTCTCGGCTGGATCAAGGTCGCCTTCCCCGGCATGACCTTCTGGACCGCCACCTTGCTGTTCCTGGTCGCCTATCTGGTGCTGATTGCGCGGGCGGCCCGCCATCCCGATCTCGAACAGGACGATCCCAACGCACCGATGGACGTCCTTCCGCGGCCCCGTGATGTGGCCGTCACCGGCCTCTATTTCATCCTGCCGATCGTCATCCTGATCTGGTGCATCCTCATCGAACGCCTGTCGCCGACGTTGTCGGCCTATTGGGCAACCGTGTCGATGATCTTCATCGTCTTCACACAGAAGCCGCTGAAGCGGATGCTGCGCGGAGAGGGCGGCCACGGAGAGGGTTTCCGCGAGGGCTGGAACGACTTCTTCGATGGCATGATCGCCGGTTCGCGCAACATGATCGGCATCGGCGTGGCGACCGGCGCCGCCGGCGTCATCGTCGGCACGGTGTCGCTCACGGGCGCCCACCAGGTCGTCGGCGAGTTCGTCGAATTCCTGTCCGGCGGCAATCTGATCGCCATGCTGCTGCTGGTGGCGGTGATGAGCCTGATCCTCGGCATGGGCCTGCCGACGACGGCAAACTACATCGTCGTCTCCTCGCTGATGGCCCCAGTCATTGTCTCGGTCGGCGCTTCGACGGGGCTCATCGTACCGCTGGTCGCGGTGCACCTGTTCGTGTTCTATTTCGGCATCCTGGCCGACGATACGCCGCCGGTCGGACTGGCGGCCTTTGCGGCGGCTGCGATCTCCGGCGGCGACCCGATCCGCACCGGCGTGCAGGGCTTCACCTACGATATCCGCACCGCGCTGCTGCCGTTCCTGTTCATCTTCAACACCGAATTGCTGCTGATCGACGTGACGGTCTACAAGGCGGTCTTCATCTTCATCGTGGCCGTCATCGCCATGATGCTGTTTGCTGCCGCCACCCAGGGCTACTTCCTGACCCGGAGTCGTCTTTGGGAGACCCTCGCACTGCTTCTGGTCGCCTTCACTCTGTTCCGGCCCGGCTTCTGGCTCGACTACGTCCAGCCGCCATACATTGACAGGCCGGGGACCGAGGTGGTCGATATCGCGGCTGAACTGCCGGAGAATGCCAGCCTGCGCATGGTGATCTCGGGACCGGACTTCGACAATCCCGACGAGATCGTGGAACGCACCATCCTTGCCGAGCTCGGCGCGGCAGGCGACGGGCTGATGCGGCTCGACCAGGCCGGCCTGCCGGTCCGCATCGAAGACGGGGTGGCGGTCCTCGACGAGCCGTTCGCTGGAACGCGGTTCTTTACCGACTTCACTGACACGTTCGATTTCTACGGTGACGAGCCGGTGCAGGTGAAGCTGGTGCAGACGGCGGCGGAGCGCATGCCCAAGGAGGTGTTCTACATCCCGGCCGTCCTGCTTCTCGGCGTGATCGTGCTGTTCCAGCGCCGTCGCCAGACCGTCCCGGCATTCTGA
- a CDS encoding universal stress protein produces MFERILVPVDLGEVDIANRTLAVAEELADKHGARLDVLTVVPTYTMSIVGAAFPKDFAETTLEAVRARLKEMLDARPDGKVTVKGHVAHGTIYDEIMKAANALGSDLIVMASHRPELKDYLLGPNAARVVRHARQSVFVVRDLEKA; encoded by the coding sequence ATGTTCGAACGTATCCTGGTGCCGGTCGACCTCGGTGAAGTGGATATCGCCAACCGCACGCTGGCCGTCGCCGAGGAACTTGCCGACAAACATGGCGCCCGCCTCGACGTGTTGACCGTGGTGCCGACCTATACGATGTCGATCGTCGGGGCCGCGTTTCCCAAGGATTTCGCCGAGACCACGCTTGAGGCCGTGCGCGCGCGACTGAAGGAAATGCTCGACGCCCGGCCGGACGGCAAGGTGACGGTCAAGGGGCATGTCGCGCACGGCACGATCTACGACGAAATCATGAAGGCGGCGAACGCGCTCGGCAGCGACCTGATCGTCATGGCTTCGCACCGGCCGGAACTGAAGGACTACCTGCTCGGGCCGAACGCGGCGCGCGTGGTGCGCCATGCGCGCCAGTCGGTATTCGTCGTGCGCGATCTGGAAAAGGCCTGA
- a CDS encoding aspartate aminotransferase family protein yields MTHILHRQIHASLPVATAGRGVELFDADGRSYIDASGGAAVSCLGHGHPDVIAALHRQADRLAYAHTGFFTSEPAEALADRLVAGAPEGISHVYFVSGGSEAVEASLKMARQYFVEKGESGRRNIVARRQSYHGNTLGALAAGGNEMRRTQFRPLLVETHHIDPCYAYRYRREGEGEREYGQRAAQALEDKLLELGPDTVMAFMAEPVVGATAGAVPAVPGYLKRVREICDRYGVLLILDEVMCGMGRTGTLHACEQDGVAPDLMTIAKGLGGGYQPIGAVLLSRQIFDTFANGSGMFQHGHTYIGHPMACAAALAVQEVIERDDLLANVRTMGALLRTRLDERLGQHAHVGDIRGRGLFIGLEMVADRTDKTPFDPKLKVHARIKKAAMERGLAVYPAGGTVDGVEGDHVLVAPPFIVNEHDVDQIVDRLAGAIDTATKDF; encoded by the coding sequence ATGACCCATATCCTCCACCGACAGATCCATGCCTCTCTCCCGGTCGCCACGGCCGGGCGAGGCGTCGAGCTCTTCGACGCCGACGGCAGAAGCTATATCGACGCCTCGGGCGGCGCCGCGGTCTCGTGCCTCGGCCACGGCCATCCTGATGTGATCGCCGCCCTGCACCGGCAGGCAGACAGGCTCGCCTATGCGCACACCGGCTTTTTCACCAGCGAGCCAGCCGAAGCGCTCGCCGACCGCCTTGTTGCCGGCGCGCCGGAGGGGATCAGCCACGTCTATTTCGTCTCCGGCGGCTCCGAGGCCGTCGAGGCGTCGCTGAAGATGGCGCGGCAATATTTCGTCGAGAAGGGCGAGAGCGGGCGCCGCAACATCGTCGCGCGGCGGCAGAGCTATCACGGCAATACGCTCGGTGCGCTGGCCGCGGGTGGCAACGAGATGCGCCGTACGCAATTCCGCCCGCTACTGGTCGAAACCCACCATATCGACCCTTGCTACGCGTACCGGTACCGCCGCGAGGGCGAAGGCGAGCGGGAATACGGGCAGCGTGCCGCGCAGGCCCTTGAGGACAAGCTCCTCGAACTCGGGCCCGACACCGTGATGGCCTTCATGGCAGAGCCGGTCGTCGGCGCGACGGCGGGCGCGGTGCCGGCGGTGCCGGGCTATCTGAAACGCGTTCGCGAGATCTGCGACCGCTACGGCGTTCTTCTCATCCTCGACGAGGTCATGTGCGGCATGGGACGAACGGGCACCCTGCACGCCTGCGAGCAGGACGGTGTGGCTCCGGACCTGATGACGATCGCCAAGGGGCTGGGCGGCGGCTACCAGCCGATCGGCGCCGTGCTCCTGTCCCGACAGATCTTCGACACCTTCGCTAACGGTTCGGGCATGTTCCAGCATGGGCATACCTATATCGGTCACCCGATGGCCTGCGCGGCGGCGCTTGCCGTCCAGGAGGTGATCGAGCGTGATGACCTGCTGGCCAATGTGCGGACGATGGGCGCGCTCCTGAGAACCCGTCTCGACGAGCGTCTCGGCCAGCATGCGCATGTCGGCGACATCCGCGGCCGCGGTCTGTTCATCGGGCTGGAGATGGTGGCCGACCGCACAGACAAGACGCCCTTCGACCCCAAGCTCAAGGTCCATGCCCGCATCAAGAAAGCGGCCATGGAGCGCGGCCTTGCGGTCTACCCGGCCGGAGGCACGGTCGACGGCGTCGAGGGCGACCACGTGCTCGTCGCGCCGCCCTTTATCGTTAACGAACACGACGTCGATCAGATTGTCGACCGCCTGGCCGGGGCGATCGACACGGCGACGAAGGACTTCTGA
- a CDS encoding MurR/RpiR family transcriptional regulator, with translation MDRNALAAKIADNFAELPPELAAAARYIVDNPDDVALFSMREQARRAGVRPWTMTRLAKRLGHDGYDAIRAIHAEAIRQGDLGFAGRAGTQAARQAGTGDAAFAADIADTAAGQIGQLAAPATLEGMVTAASRLAAARRVYCLGLRSSHAVAAQFSYVLSFLGDRTTLLGADGFRGLDAIRMAGPQDALFAVSVAPYSRATIEATGWAADQGVPVVALTDSAVSPLATRADVSVIVATESPSFFHSMAPAFAVAEILAALIAGRGGAEALAAIAHAERQLADFGVHHQPLSKRTDP, from the coding sequence ATGGATCGTAACGCCCTCGCCGCCAAAATAGCTGACAACTTCGCCGAGCTACCGCCCGAACTTGCTGCAGCGGCACGCTACATCGTCGACAATCCCGACGACGTCGCTCTGTTTTCCATGCGCGAGCAGGCGCGCCGCGCCGGCGTGCGCCCATGGACGATGACACGGCTCGCCAAGCGGCTGGGTCATGATGGTTACGATGCCATCCGCGCCATCCATGCCGAGGCGATCCGGCAGGGCGACCTTGGCTTTGCAGGCCGTGCAGGGACACAGGCCGCACGGCAGGCCGGCACCGGCGACGCCGCGTTTGCCGCCGACATCGCCGACACGGCCGCAGGGCAGATCGGACAACTGGCGGCGCCGGCAACACTCGAGGGCATGGTGACAGCCGCTTCACGGCTCGCGGCGGCGCGGCGCGTCTACTGCCTCGGGTTGCGATCGAGCCATGCTGTGGCGGCGCAGTTCTCCTACGTGCTGTCCTTCCTGGGCGACCGCACGACATTGCTTGGCGCCGACGGGTTCAGGGGTTTGGACGCCATCCGAATGGCCGGCCCGCAAGACGCGCTCTTCGCCGTCAGCGTCGCGCCCTATTCGCGCGCCACGATCGAGGCCACGGGCTGGGCCGCGGACCAGGGCGTTCCGGTTGTCGCGCTGACCGACAGCGCGGTTTCGCCCTTGGCAACGCGTGCCGACGTATCGGTCATCGTGGCGACGGAAAGCCCGTCCTTCTTCCATTCCATGGCTCCCGCCTTCGCCGTGGCCGAAATCCTGGCGGCGCTGATCGCCGGTCGCGGCGGCGCGGAAGCGCTCGCGGCGATAGCGCACGCCGAAAGGCAACTCGCCGATTTCGGTGTCCATCATCAGCCCCTTTCGAAACGGACCGATCCATGA